ACGCTCGGCAGCACGCGTCAATCACGAATCCGAATCCACCGGCGGGGCGAGCATGTCGTTCCGATATGCATCGTCGCGACGTGCGCCACTACTATCGGCATCCGCGCTTCATCGCCACGGTCCCCGGCCAGGGCTATCGGTTCGTGCCGACGTTCTCGAACACGGGCTGGGACGGCGAACCCACGGCGAGCAAACGCAGGAAGAACTGAGCGCGCGGCGGACACGCTCCGCCCGCCGACCCGCTCGGGCCCGCCGCGGCCCATCCCGACCGGTCCGACGACCCTCTCACGATGACGAAGCGTCATGACATCGCGGACCCCTGCTAGCACAGTGCCTTCGCACCCAAGACGTCGCCGCGAGGAGATACCCGGCGCGCTGGCGATCCGGAGGCTCGCGAGCGCCGCGTGAGCCGCACAACGACCTATGGCGAGGAGGATCTGACAGTCATGACGCGGACATTCAGCCGAACCACCCGATTCCGGCGCGGCCCCGGCGCGGCCCTGCTGATCGCTCTCCTGGCAGCGCTCGCTATCCCGCCATTCCCATCGTCCGTGTATGCCGACAATGGGAATGGTGGCGAACTCACCGCGCCGCAGCGCGAAGTCCTCTACGGCATCGCGCGCGATACCTGGAACTTCTACAAGACAGACGTGGATCCAAACACCCATCTGCCGCTGGACAACATCGGTCCGGGCAACACGCGCGGCGCCTATACCTCAGCTGCCAACATCGGCGTCTATCTCTGGGCCGTGGTGGCTGCGAACGATCTCAAGCTGATCAGCAGGCCGGAGGCTCGAGACCGCATCGCCGCCACGCTAACCGAGGTCGGCACGCTCGAGCGCGACCATGGGTTCCTATATCAGTGGTACGACACCACGACCGGGCACACAATCCTCAACCCGGGCCAGGCCGACTGCTCGACCGAGACGGCGCCAGCCTTCGACAACTGCTTCTTCATCTCCAATGTCGACAACGGCTGGTACGCCTCCGGGCTGATCGTGGCGCGATCGGCGATGCCGGAGCTCAAACAGCTTGTGAATAGCTTGCTGGCGCCGATGGACTTCGCGCTCTTCTACGACAACCGGGCGCAGACGCCCTGCAACGTCAACACCGCCAT
The sequence above is drawn from the Candidatus Binatia bacterium genome and encodes:
- a CDS encoding DUF3131 domain-containing protein, producing the protein MTRTFSRTTRFRRGPGAALLIALLAALAIPPFPSSVYADNGNGGELTAPQREVLYGIARDTWNFYKTDVDPNTHLPLDNIGPGNTRGAYTSAANIGVYLWAVVAANDLKLISRPEARDRIAATLTEVGTLERDHGFLYQWYDTTTGHTILNPGQADCSTETAPAFDNCFFISNVDNGWYASGLIVARSAMPELKQLVNSLLAPMDFALFYDNRAQTPCNVNTAIAGNQPTGQMYGGYYVGLPVDQGTNWEHYYHNGAFYSDPRISAYVGMGLHQMPGDVWWRSWRVLPPQQCSTDPDFSWQGQWPVGGYWQVYTDPQSGK